One window of Felis catus isolate Fca126 chromosome D4, F.catus_Fca126_mat1.0, whole genome shotgun sequence genomic DNA carries:
- the ZER1 gene encoding protein zer-1 homolog isoform X1, translating into MASDTPESLMALCTDFCLRNLDGTLGYLLDKETLRLHPDIFLPSEICDRLVNEYVELVNAACNFEPHESFFSLFSDPRSTRLTRIHLREDLVQDQDLEAIRKQDLVELYLTNCEKLSAKSLQTLRSFSHTLVSLSLFGCANIFYEEENPGGCEDECLVNPTCQVLVKDFTFEGFSRLRFLNLGRMIDGVPVESLLRPLSSLAALDLSGIQTSDAAFLTQWKDSLVSLVLYNMDLSDDHIRVIVQLHKLRHLDISRDRLSSYYKFKLTRKVLSLFVQKLGNLMSLDISGHMILENCSISKMDEEAGQTSIEPSKSSIMPFRALKRPLQFLGLFETSLCRLTHIPAYKVSGDKNEEQVLNAIEAYTEHRPEITSRAINLLFDIARIERCNQLLRALKLVITALKCHKYDKNIQVTGSAALFYLTNSEYRSEQSIKLRRQVIQVVLNGMESYQEVTVQRNCCLTLCNFSIPEELEFQYRRVNELLLSILNPTRQDESIQRIAVHLCNALVCQVDNDHKEAVGKMGFVVTMLKLIQKKLLDKICDQVMEFSWSALWNITDETPDNCEMFLNFNGMKLFLDCLKEFPEKQELHRNMLGLLGNVAEVKELRPQLMTSQFISVFSNLLESKADGIEVSYNACGVLSHIMFDGPEAWGICEPQREEVEERMWAAIQSWDINSRRNINYRSFEPILRLLPQGISPVSQHWATWALYNLVSVYPDKYCPLLIKEGGLPLLKDMIKMATARQETKEMARKVIEHCSNFKEENMDTSR; encoded by the exons GTATGTGGAGCTGGTCAACGCCGCCTGCAACTTTGAGCCGCACGAGAGCTTCTTCAGCCTTTTCTCCGACCCCCGCAGCACCCGCCTCACCCGGATCCACCTCCGTGAGGACCTGGTACAGGACCAGGACCTGGAGGCCATCCGCAAGCAG GACCTGGTGGAGCTGTACCTGACCAACTGCGAGAAGCTGTCCGCCAAGAGCCTGCAGACGCTGAGGAGCTTCAGCCACACCCTCGTATCCCTGAGCCTCTTCGGCTGTGCAAACATTTTCTATGAGGAGGAGAACCCGGGGGGCTGTGAAGACGAGTGCCTCGTCAATCCCACCTGCCAGGTGCTGGTCAAGGACTTCACCTTCGAGGGCTTCAGCCGCCTACGCTTCCTCAACTTGGGCCGCATGATCGACGGGGTCCCTGTGGAGTCCCTGCTACGGCCTCTCAGCTCACTGGCTGCCTTGGACCTCTCGGGCATCCAGACGAGCGACGCGGCCTTCCTAACCCAGTGGAAAGACAGCCTGGTGTCCCTTGTGCTCTACAACATGGACCTGTCAGATGACCACATCCGGGTCATCGTCCAGCTGCACAAGCTGCG ACACCTGGACATCTCCCGAGACCGCCTCTCCAGCTACTACAAGTTCAAGCTGACTCGCAAGGTGCTGAGCCTCTTTGTGCAAAAGCTGGGGAACCTGATGTCTCTGGACATCTCTGGCCACATGATCCTGGAGAACTGCAGCATCTCCAAGATGGACGAGGAGGCAGGGCAGACTAG CATTGAGCCTTCCAAGAGCAGCATCATGCCTTTCCGGGCCCTGAAGAGGCCACTGCAGTTCCTTGGGCTCTTCGAGACCTCCCTGTGCCGCCTCACACACATTCCCGCCTACAAa GTAAGTGGTGACAAAAATGAGGAGCAGGTGCTGAATGCCATCGAGGCCTACACGGAGCACAGGCCTGAGATCACCTCACGGGCCATCAACCTGCTTTTTGACATCGCACGCATCGAGCGCTGCAACCAGCTTCTGCGGGCCCTGAAG CTGGTCATCACGGCCCTCAAGTGCCACAAGTATGACAAGAACATTCAAGTCACAGGCAGCGCTGCCCTCTTCTACCTGACCAATTCTGAGTACCGCTCTGAGCAGAGCATCAAGCTGCGCCGACAGGTCATCCAGGTGGTGCTGAACGGCATGGAGTCCTACCAGGAGGTGACG GTCCAGCGGAACTGCTGCTTGACTCTCTGTAACTTCAGCATCCCCGAGGAGCTAGAATTCCAGTACCGCCGGGTCAACGAGCTCCTTCTCAGTATCCTCAACCCCACGCGGCAGGACGAGTCCATCCAGCGTATCGCCGTGCACCTGTGCAACGCCCTGGTCTGCCAGGTGGACAACGACCACAAGGAGGCCGTGGGCAAGATGGGCTTTGTTGTG ACCATGCTGAAGCTGATTCAGAAGAAGCTGCTAGACAAGATA TGTGACCAGGTGATGGAGTTCTCCTGGAGTGCCCTGTGGAACATCACGGACGAGACGCCGGACAACTGCGAGATGTTCCTCAACTTCAATGGCATGAAGCTCTTCCTGGACTGCCTGAAG GAATTCCCAGAGAAGCAGGAACTGCATCGGAATATGCTAGGACTCTTGGGGAATGTGGCAGAGGTGAAGGAGCTGCGGCCCCAACTAATGACTTCCCAATTTATCAGTGTCTTCAG CAACCTGCTGGAGAGCAAAGCTGACGGAATTGAGGTTTCGTACAATGCCTGCGGTGTCCTCTCCCACATCATGTTCGACGGGCCTGAGGCGTGGGGCATCTGTGAACCCCAgcgggaggaggtggaggaacgCATGTGGGCAGCCATCCAGAGCTGGGACATCAACTCACGGAGAAATATCAATTACAG GTCGTTTGAGCCAATTCTTCGTCTCCTTCCCCAGGGCATCTCCCCTGTCAGCCAGCACTGGGCCACCTGGGCCCTGTACAACCTTGTGTCTGTCTACC CGGACAAGTACTGCCCCCTGCTGATCAAAGAAGGGGGGCTGCCCCTTCTGAAGGACATGATCAAGATGGCCACCGCTCGGCAGGAGACGAAGGAAATGGCCCG
- the ZER1 gene encoding protein zer-1 homolog isoform X2: MASDTPESLMALCTDFCLRNLDGTLGYLLDKETLRLHPDIFLPSEICDRLVNEYVELVNAACNFEPHESFFSLFSDPRSTRLTRIHLREDLVQDQDLEAIRKQDLVELYLTNCEKLSAKSLQTLRSFSHTLVSLSLFGCANIFYEEENPGGCEDECLVNPTCQVLVKDFTFEGFSRLRFLNLGRMIDGVPVESLLRPLSSLAALDLSGIQTSDAAFLTQWKDSLVSLVLYNMDLSDDHIRVIVQLHKLRHLDISRDRLSSYYKFKLTRKVLSLFVQKLGNLMSLDISGHMILENCSISKMDEEAGQTSIEPSKSSIMPFRALKRPLQFLGLFETSLCRLTHIPAYKVSGDKNEEQVLNAIEAYTEHRPEITSRAINLLFDIARIERCNQLLRALKLVITALKCHKYDKNIQVTGSAALFYLTNSEYRSEQSIKLRRQVIQVVLNGMESYQEVQRNCCLTLCNFSIPEELEFQYRRVNELLLSILNPTRQDESIQRIAVHLCNALVCQVDNDHKEAVGKMGFVVTMLKLIQKKLLDKICDQVMEFSWSALWNITDETPDNCEMFLNFNGMKLFLDCLKEFPEKQELHRNMLGLLGNVAEVKELRPQLMTSQFISVFSNLLESKADGIEVSYNACGVLSHIMFDGPEAWGICEPQREEVEERMWAAIQSWDINSRRNINYRSFEPILRLLPQGISPVSQHWATWALYNLVSVYPDKYCPLLIKEGGLPLLKDMIKMATARQETKEMARKVIEHCSNFKEENMDTSR; this comes from the exons GTATGTGGAGCTGGTCAACGCCGCCTGCAACTTTGAGCCGCACGAGAGCTTCTTCAGCCTTTTCTCCGACCCCCGCAGCACCCGCCTCACCCGGATCCACCTCCGTGAGGACCTGGTACAGGACCAGGACCTGGAGGCCATCCGCAAGCAG GACCTGGTGGAGCTGTACCTGACCAACTGCGAGAAGCTGTCCGCCAAGAGCCTGCAGACGCTGAGGAGCTTCAGCCACACCCTCGTATCCCTGAGCCTCTTCGGCTGTGCAAACATTTTCTATGAGGAGGAGAACCCGGGGGGCTGTGAAGACGAGTGCCTCGTCAATCCCACCTGCCAGGTGCTGGTCAAGGACTTCACCTTCGAGGGCTTCAGCCGCCTACGCTTCCTCAACTTGGGCCGCATGATCGACGGGGTCCCTGTGGAGTCCCTGCTACGGCCTCTCAGCTCACTGGCTGCCTTGGACCTCTCGGGCATCCAGACGAGCGACGCGGCCTTCCTAACCCAGTGGAAAGACAGCCTGGTGTCCCTTGTGCTCTACAACATGGACCTGTCAGATGACCACATCCGGGTCATCGTCCAGCTGCACAAGCTGCG ACACCTGGACATCTCCCGAGACCGCCTCTCCAGCTACTACAAGTTCAAGCTGACTCGCAAGGTGCTGAGCCTCTTTGTGCAAAAGCTGGGGAACCTGATGTCTCTGGACATCTCTGGCCACATGATCCTGGAGAACTGCAGCATCTCCAAGATGGACGAGGAGGCAGGGCAGACTAG CATTGAGCCTTCCAAGAGCAGCATCATGCCTTTCCGGGCCCTGAAGAGGCCACTGCAGTTCCTTGGGCTCTTCGAGACCTCCCTGTGCCGCCTCACACACATTCCCGCCTACAAa GTAAGTGGTGACAAAAATGAGGAGCAGGTGCTGAATGCCATCGAGGCCTACACGGAGCACAGGCCTGAGATCACCTCACGGGCCATCAACCTGCTTTTTGACATCGCACGCATCGAGCGCTGCAACCAGCTTCTGCGGGCCCTGAAG CTGGTCATCACGGCCCTCAAGTGCCACAAGTATGACAAGAACATTCAAGTCACAGGCAGCGCTGCCCTCTTCTACCTGACCAATTCTGAGTACCGCTCTGAGCAGAGCATCAAGCTGCGCCGACAGGTCATCCAGGTGGTGCTGAACGGCATGGAGTCCTACCAGGAG GTCCAGCGGAACTGCTGCTTGACTCTCTGTAACTTCAGCATCCCCGAGGAGCTAGAATTCCAGTACCGCCGGGTCAACGAGCTCCTTCTCAGTATCCTCAACCCCACGCGGCAGGACGAGTCCATCCAGCGTATCGCCGTGCACCTGTGCAACGCCCTGGTCTGCCAGGTGGACAACGACCACAAGGAGGCCGTGGGCAAGATGGGCTTTGTTGTG ACCATGCTGAAGCTGATTCAGAAGAAGCTGCTAGACAAGATA TGTGACCAGGTGATGGAGTTCTCCTGGAGTGCCCTGTGGAACATCACGGACGAGACGCCGGACAACTGCGAGATGTTCCTCAACTTCAATGGCATGAAGCTCTTCCTGGACTGCCTGAAG GAATTCCCAGAGAAGCAGGAACTGCATCGGAATATGCTAGGACTCTTGGGGAATGTGGCAGAGGTGAAGGAGCTGCGGCCCCAACTAATGACTTCCCAATTTATCAGTGTCTTCAG CAACCTGCTGGAGAGCAAAGCTGACGGAATTGAGGTTTCGTACAATGCCTGCGGTGTCCTCTCCCACATCATGTTCGACGGGCCTGAGGCGTGGGGCATCTGTGAACCCCAgcgggaggaggtggaggaacgCATGTGGGCAGCCATCCAGAGCTGGGACATCAACTCACGGAGAAATATCAATTACAG GTCGTTTGAGCCAATTCTTCGTCTCCTTCCCCAGGGCATCTCCCCTGTCAGCCAGCACTGGGCCACCTGGGCCCTGTACAACCTTGTGTCTGTCTACC CGGACAAGTACTGCCCCCTGCTGATCAAAGAAGGGGGGCTGCCCCTTCTGAAGGACATGATCAAGATGGCCACCGCTCGGCAGGAGACGAAGGAAATGGCCCG